Proteins encoded in a region of the Anoxybacillus amylolyticus genome:
- a CDS encoding proline dehydrogenase family protein, with product MIETVSKNVFLSISKSKMLNQAARKWGLRFGASHVVAGETIDSAIAKVKELNEKGLVCTLDHLGEFVSNREEALEATQYNVRTLEAIHQAGVKSNLSVKLTQLGLDIDFAFCLENMRQIVGTAKKYNNFVRIDMEDSARCQATLDLLCELRKTYDNVGTVIQAYLYRAEQDVKDLKGVSLRLVKGAYKEPPEVAYQEKVQIDENYMTIIKTHLLSGSYTAIATHDHHIIEKVKQFTKEHGIPKEQFEFQMLYGFRTDMQLQLAKEGYTMRIYVPFGNDWFGYFMRRLAERPQNVAFALKGFFGK from the coding sequence GTGATCGAAACGGTATCGAAAAATGTATTTTTATCGATTTCAAAAAGCAAAATGCTCAATCAAGCAGCGCGCAAATGGGGGCTCCGCTTTGGTGCTTCCCATGTCGTCGCTGGGGAAACGATCGACAGCGCCATCGCGAAAGTAAAAGAATTAAACGAAAAAGGGCTCGTTTGTACGCTTGACCATTTAGGCGAATTTGTTTCTAATCGCGAAGAAGCGCTCGAAGCGACGCAATATAATGTGCGTACGTTAGAAGCGATTCACCAAGCAGGCGTAAAAAGCAATCTTTCTGTGAAGTTAACACAACTTGGGCTTGATATCGATTTTGCTTTTTGTTTGGAAAATATGCGTCAAATCGTCGGAACGGCGAAGAAATACAACAACTTCGTCCGCATTGATATGGAAGATTCTGCACGTTGTCAAGCGACCCTTGATTTATTGTGCGAACTTCGCAAAACGTACGACAACGTTGGAACGGTCATTCAAGCGTATTTGTATCGCGCCGAGCAAGATGTAAAAGACTTAAAAGGCGTATCGCTTCGCTTAGTCAAAGGGGCATATAAAGAGCCGCCGGAAGTCGCTTATCAAGAGAAAGTACAAATTGACGAAAATTACATGACGATTATTAAAACACATTTGTTAAGCGGTAGCTATACGGCGATTGCGACGCATGATCATCATATCATTGAAAAAGTGAAGCAATTTACGAAAGAACATGGTATTCCTAAAGAACAATTTGAGTTTCAAATGTTGTACGGCTTTCGGACAGATATGCAGCTTCAGCTTGCGAAAGAAGGCTATACGATGCGCATCTACGTTCCGTTTGGCAACGACTGGTTCGGATATTTTATGCGCCGCCTCGCCGAACGGCCGCAAAACGTCGCGTTTGCGTTAAAAGGGTTTTTTGGCAAATAA
- the mscL gene encoding large conductance mechanosensitive channel protein MscL yields the protein MLKEFKAFAMRGNIVDLAIGVIIGGAFNKIVSSLVNDMVMPLIGLVLGGVNLSALSFTIGDASIKYGMFLQTIVDFLIVAFSVFCIVKVLNKLKKQEEQQNTAPVVTKQEALLTEIRDLLKHRQVEQ from the coding sequence ATGCTAAAAGAGTTTAAAGCATTTGCGATGCGGGGGAACATTGTAGATTTGGCCATCGGGGTAATTATCGGGGGAGCGTTTAATAAAATTGTTTCTTCGCTTGTAAACGACATGGTGATGCCGCTCATTGGCTTAGTGCTCGGTGGTGTTAATTTAAGTGCGCTCTCCTTTACGATTGGCGATGCCTCTATTAAATACGGGATGTTTTTACAAACGATCGTCGATTTTCTGATTGTTGCTTTTTCCGTATTTTGCATCGTCAAAGTGCTCAACAAGTTAAAGAAACAAGAAGAGCAACAAAACACAGCACCGGTTGTCACGAAGCAAGAAGCTCTTCTAACCGAAATTCGCGATTTGTTAAAACATCGGCAAGTGGAACAATAA